A portion of the Stigmatella aurantiaca DW4/3-1 genome contains these proteins:
- a CDS encoding response regulator: protein MTAAPFASRLLDALSREVALVCEPSGLITWADARAESILGARKGTRLRLLAAQGTEEKVDRLLLQAHEERVEGWELILCTSDHKPTTFAFRAQPYEGQVVMVGSLVPEDYGAALSQVSSTLSELSALHRETERQQRELQRRADELQRLNRELEESNRGVRSLHAALDEKAESLQRAAEVKGRVVANVSHEFRTPLHSILGLSKVLLNPLNGPLTSEQEKQVQFVRTSAEALYDLVNDLLDLSKMEAGKAVLRPNRFVAGEFISALRGMMRPLLPPESSTEILFPEIPSTVELETDEAKLSQVLRNLVSNAVKFTEKGSIAINVAQGPRDTVSFIVKDTGIGIPPEYHERIFEEFIQVETPLHKKVKGTGLGLPLARRLTEMLGGTLTVQSVEGQGSTFTVTIPRVHPEVLEMAGLTERSQHLDPARAPVLVLEDDRQTLFLYEKYLERSGFQVVAVRSVEEARRAVQRMRPAAMVLDVMLEGETSWNFLAEMKSKEDTRDIPILVVTITDREQKARALGADEFWLKPVEPHQLRRKLEELANRGPVERLLIIDDDEVHRYLLKQVLKDTSYVLMEASGGRDGVQLAREKSPHLIFLDFLLQDMTAFDVLDELKADPRTREIPVILHTSQELKESERTRLARETAAILAKHTLSREVAIARIRDALAKAGLGARFDEKEARRG, encoded by the coding sequence ATGACGGCTGCCCCATTTGCCTCACGCCTGCTCGACGCGTTGAGCCGGGAAGTGGCCCTCGTTTGCGAGCCCTCTGGGCTCATCACCTGGGCGGATGCCCGGGCGGAGAGCATCCTCGGGGCGCGGAAGGGCACGCGGCTGCGGCTCCTCGCGGCCCAGGGGACGGAGGAGAAGGTGGACCGGCTTCTGCTCCAGGCCCACGAGGAGCGTGTGGAGGGCTGGGAGCTCATCCTCTGCACCTCGGATCACAAGCCCACCACCTTCGCCTTCCGCGCCCAGCCCTACGAGGGCCAGGTGGTGATGGTGGGCAGCCTGGTGCCCGAGGACTACGGCGCGGCGCTCTCCCAGGTCAGCTCCACCTTGAGCGAGCTGTCCGCGCTCCACCGGGAGACGGAGCGCCAGCAGCGCGAGCTCCAGCGCCGCGCGGACGAGTTGCAGCGGCTCAACCGCGAGTTGGAGGAATCCAACCGCGGCGTGCGCAGCCTCCATGCCGCCCTGGACGAGAAGGCCGAGAGCCTCCAGCGGGCCGCCGAGGTGAAGGGCCGCGTGGTGGCCAACGTCAGCCACGAGTTCCGCACCCCGCTGCACTCCATCCTCGGCCTGTCCAAGGTGCTGCTCAACCCGCTCAACGGGCCGCTCACCAGCGAGCAGGAGAAGCAGGTGCAGTTCGTCCGCACCTCGGCCGAGGCCCTCTATGATCTGGTGAACGACTTGCTGGATCTCTCCAAGATGGAGGCCGGCAAGGCGGTGCTGCGCCCCAACCGCTTCGTGGCCGGCGAGTTCATCAGCGCGCTGCGCGGCATGATGCGGCCCCTGCTGCCGCCAGAGTCCTCGACGGAGATCCTCTTCCCGGAGATCCCTTCGACGGTGGAGCTGGAGACGGACGAGGCAAAGCTCAGCCAGGTGCTGCGCAACCTCGTCTCCAACGCGGTGAAGTTCACCGAGAAGGGCAGCATCGCCATCAACGTGGCCCAGGGCCCCCGCGACACCGTGTCCTTCATCGTCAAGGACACCGGCATCGGCATCCCCCCGGAGTACCACGAGCGGATCTTCGAGGAGTTCATCCAGGTGGAGACGCCACTGCACAAGAAGGTGAAGGGCACCGGCCTGGGCCTGCCGCTGGCGCGCCGCCTCACGGAGATGCTGGGCGGAACGCTCACCGTCCAGAGCGTGGAGGGCCAGGGCTCCACCTTCACCGTCACCATTCCCCGGGTGCACCCGGAGGTGCTGGAGATGGCCGGGCTCACCGAGCGCAGCCAGCACCTGGATCCGGCGCGCGCGCCCGTGCTGGTGCTGGAGGACGACCGGCAGACGCTCTTTCTCTACGAGAAGTACCTGGAGCGCTCTGGCTTCCAGGTGGTCGCGGTCCGCTCCGTGGAGGAGGCCCGCCGCGCCGTCCAGCGCATGCGCCCCGCGGCCATGGTGCTCGACGTGATGCTGGAGGGCGAGACGAGCTGGAACTTCCTCGCCGAGATGAAGAGCAAGGAGGACACCCGGGACATCCCCATCCTGGTGGTCACCATCACCGACCGCGAGCAGAAGGCGCGCGCCCTGGGCGCCGACGAGTTCTGGCTCAAGCCCGTGGAGCCCCACCAGCTGCGGCGCAAGCTGGAGGAGCTGGCCAACCGCGGCCCCGTCGAGCGGCTGCTCATCATCGATGACGACGAGGTGCACCGCTACCTGCTGAAGCAGGTGCTCAAGGACACCTCCTATGTGTTGATGGAGGCCAGTGGGGGCCGGGACGGCGTTCAGCTGGCCCGGGAGAAATCCCCCCACCTCATCTTCCTGGACTTCCTGCTGCAGGACATGACGGCGTTCGATGTGCTGGACGAGCTGAAGGCCGACCCGCGCACGCGCGAAATCCCCGTCATCCTCCACACCTCCCAGGAGCTGAAGGAGAGCGAGCGCACGCGGCTGGCCCGGGAGACGGCGGCCATCCTCGCCAAGCACACGCTGAGCCGGGAGGTGGCCATCGCGCGCATCCGGGATGCCCTGGCCAAGGCGGGGCTTGGGGCCCGGTTCGATGAAAAGGAGGCGCGCCGTGGCTGA
- a CDS encoding GNAT family N-acetyltransferase has product MRSNLLGFKRLQASGIPDWSLQLPGVWAAVRPTAPQVLFLQQVLFSDAEALGSSLGSLEGFFRGHGIPAWRVQVPSGEPRAEDLLRQAGYLREEAFLAMGLAFADVPPAPPGTTLETLSTLDELIQLCARVFGSDVSPQPWHRQPPSTLHAIALRKQGQVLACGLCLDEDDTTGIYLVATAPEARRQGLASEVMRGLLAGARERGSAAAVLQATSMGHGVYQRLGFRTVGRWTNWVRRLERPAPPA; this is encoded by the coding sequence TTGCGCTCCAATCTCCTTGGCTTCAAGCGCCTCCAGGCCTCGGGCATACCGGACTGGAGCCTCCAACTGCCGGGCGTCTGGGCCGCCGTCCGTCCCACGGCGCCCCAGGTGCTCTTCCTGCAACAGGTCCTCTTCTCGGACGCGGAGGCGCTGGGGTCGTCGCTGGGGTCCCTCGAGGGCTTCTTCCGGGGCCATGGCATCCCCGCCTGGCGGGTGCAGGTCCCCTCCGGGGAGCCGCGTGCGGAGGATCTCTTGCGCCAGGCCGGCTACCTCCGCGAGGAGGCCTTCCTCGCCATGGGGCTGGCCTTCGCGGACGTGCCCCCGGCCCCGCCGGGCACCACCCTGGAGACACTCTCGACCCTGGACGAACTCATCCAGCTGTGCGCCAGGGTTTTCGGCTCCGATGTCAGTCCCCAGCCGTGGCACCGCCAGCCCCCCTCCACCCTGCACGCCATCGCCCTGCGCAAGCAGGGTCAGGTGCTCGCCTGTGGCCTGTGCCTGGACGAGGACGACACCACCGGCATCTACCTGGTGGCCACCGCTCCGGAAGCGCGCCGCCAAGGCCTCGCCTCCGAGGTGATGCGCGGCCTGCTGGCCGGTGCCCGGGAGCGGGGAAGCGCCGCGGCCGTGCTCCAAGCCACTTCCATGGGACATGGGGTCTACCAACGCCTGGGCTTCCGGACCGTGGGCCGCTGGACCAATTGGGTGCGCCGCCTGGAGCGCCCCGCCCCGCCCGCCTAG
- a CDS encoding cobalamin B12-binding domain-containing protein produces MHPSVETDPLPFLLRRYLAAQLGGNRREALRLIVDEGLLRGVPLQDLHLKIIQPAQYEIGRLWQENHISVAQEHLATAISQLALSHLYRHLPRDPPNGKVVMLSCVEGELHEVGARMAADFLEMAGFDVRFLGANVPSHHLVRMIREQTPDLLALSVTMTYHLPALRTAVAAVREAVPRLPIAVGGLAFNWAPGLEQELGVSFFGKDARELVASACRALGV; encoded by the coding sequence ATGCATCCCTCTGTGGAAACCGACCCTCTTCCGTTCCTCCTGCGACGCTATCTCGCCGCCCAGCTTGGGGGAAATCGCCGCGAGGCCTTGCGCCTCATCGTGGATGAGGGGTTGTTGAGGGGCGTCCCCTTGCAGGATCTGCACCTCAAGATCATCCAGCCCGCGCAGTACGAGATTGGCCGCCTCTGGCAGGAGAACCACATCTCCGTGGCCCAGGAACACCTGGCCACGGCCATCTCCCAGCTCGCCCTGTCTCACCTCTACCGCCACCTGCCGAGAGATCCCCCCAACGGAAAAGTGGTGATGTTATCGTGCGTGGAAGGCGAGCTGCACGAGGTGGGGGCGCGCATGGCTGCGGACTTCCTGGAGATGGCGGGCTTCGACGTACGTTTCTTGGGAGCCAACGTCCCCAGCCACCACCTGGTGCGAATGATCCGGGAGCAGACCCCGGACCTGCTGGCCCTCTCCGTCACGATGACCTACCACCTGCCCGCCCTCCGCACCGCCGTGGCAGCCGTCCGCGAGGCGGTGCCGCGCCTGCCCATCGCCGTGGGCGGTCTGGCCTTCAACTGGGCGCCCGGCCTGGAACAGGAGCTCGGCGTCTCCTTCTTTGGAAAAGACGCGCGCGAGTTGGTCGCCTCGGCTTGCAGAGCGCTGGGAGTCTAG
- the mobB gene encoding molybdopterin-guanine dinucleotide biosynthesis protein B, producing the protein MRAPPAVSIIGGSGMGKTTLLERLLPALRDQGLRVGVVKHSSDPHPLHREHSDTARFERAEAAFVAFATPAGVQLTVREEPSRALLPLLARFGDTVDLVLVEGWKNGPLPKLEVWREGQGPLLAASRPDVVAIVTDARELPAEAPPEPRRFGLEEVQGLAMFIARLARERTHVD; encoded by the coding sequence ATGAGGGCACCGCCCGCGGTGAGCATCATCGGTGGCTCGGGCATGGGGAAGACGACGCTGCTGGAGCGGCTGCTGCCGGCACTCCGGGACCAGGGCCTGCGGGTGGGCGTGGTGAAGCACTCCTCGGATCCCCACCCGCTGCACCGGGAGCACAGCGACACGGCCCGGTTCGAACGGGCGGAGGCTGCCTTCGTCGCCTTCGCCACACCGGCGGGCGTGCAGCTCACGGTGCGCGAGGAGCCCTCGCGCGCGTTGCTGCCCTTGCTGGCACGCTTCGGGGACACGGTGGACCTGGTGCTGGTGGAGGGCTGGAAGAACGGGCCATTGCCCAAGCTGGAGGTGTGGCGCGAGGGCCAGGGGCCGCTGCTGGCGGCTTCCCGGCCGGATGTCGTGGCCATCGTCACGGATGCCCGGGAGCTGCCCGCGGAGGCCCCGCCGGAGCCGAGACGTTTTGGCCTGGAGGAAGTGCAAGGGCTCGCGATGTTCATCGCGCGGTTGGCGCGGGAGAGGACCCATGTTGATTGA
- a CDS encoding AAA family ATPase, with the protein MKPKIACIDQQAIFTQLTTPARFWSEHKKSQERIPQAAKQLQAALESILFLDPVPRRMRDYNFTVERTLQGDGSNVSAVLYELCEKQQRKAEVLAFIRALPEQDILDLLFLKGPRDEVMVQLTESFGGRSRTYEAALLSDGTLRVLAVAAAVLSVPEGSLVVVEEIDNGVHPTRAKLLLENIQRVARERKLRVLLTTHNPALLDAIPVDAIPDVVACYRDPKEGDSRLMPLSKIPDSPELVAQGPVGQLATRGILDRYLKFPKTPEDKAAQAQEALEMLHDAPSEP; encoded by the coding sequence GTGAAGCCCAAGATCGCATGCATTGATCAGCAGGCCATCTTCACTCAGCTCACGACACCTGCTCGTTTCTGGAGTGAGCACAAGAAGTCGCAAGAGCGCATTCCGCAGGCTGCGAAACAGCTCCAAGCCGCGTTGGAGTCGATCTTGTTCTTAGATCCTGTGCCTCGACGGATGCGGGATTATAACTTCACCGTAGAGCGTACCCTGCAGGGGGATGGCTCGAACGTCTCCGCGGTTCTCTACGAACTCTGTGAGAAGCAACAGCGCAAGGCCGAGGTGCTCGCCTTCATTCGGGCTCTTCCAGAGCAGGACATCCTGGACCTTTTGTTTCTCAAGGGGCCTCGGGATGAGGTCATGGTCCAGCTCACGGAGAGCTTTGGCGGCAGGTCGCGGACTTACGAGGCAGCGTTGCTGTCTGACGGGACGCTGCGCGTTCTCGCCGTGGCCGCCGCGGTTCTCTCCGTTCCTGAAGGCTCGTTGGTGGTCGTCGAGGAAATCGACAACGGTGTGCATCCGACGCGCGCCAAGTTGCTTCTGGAGAACATCCAGCGCGTGGCCCGGGAACGGAAGCTTCGTGTCCTGCTCACCACCCACAATCCCGCTCTACTGGACGCCATCCCGGTGGATGCGATCCCGGACGTGGTGGCCTGTTACCGGGATCCAAAAGAGGGCGATAGCCGCCTGATGCCGCTCAGCAAGATCCCGGACTCCCCGGAGTTGGTGGCTCAGGGGCCCGTGGGTCAGCTCGCGACACGGGGGATTCTGGATCGCTACCTCAAGTTCCCGAAGACGCCCGAGGACAAAGCGGCTCAGGCCCAGGAAGCCTTGGAGATGCTTCATGATGCTCCGAGCGAGCCGTGA
- a CDS encoding response regulator, which produces MAEPFKATILNVNDDSASRYVASRILEMGGYRVIEASTGQEALKLAAQHRPDLVILDVQLPDILGYEVASRLRASPDTASISVLHTSATFVTPDKRVQGLDAGADGYLTQPFEPAELIATVRSLLRLRHAERELRVRADQLTAADRRKDEFLAMLAHELRNPLAAIMTAIGILERKPTDDVKEARMRAIIQRQTHHLARLVDDLLDVSRITRGKVELRRERMDTLSVLQQVLSLIRPTAEGRGLSLESHLPGTPLWVEGDSTRLEQIFMNLLDNAAKYTDAGGHITVHASQEGVDGSAQVVVRIRDTGIGIPSHKLPDIFELFAQADESLERSRGGLGIGLTLVRNLVELHGGTIGATSDGPGQGSEFVVKLPVAPHLSPPFGKPQPPTGHSLHRRILLVEDNSDARQALKDLLELWGHRVQVAQDGMEGLALALEVRPDLALVDIGLPGLDGYRVAKELRARVGRNIRLVAITGYGGPEDRSRALQAGFDHHMVKPVKPDELNRLLMDL; this is translated from the coding sequence GTGGCTGAGCCCTTCAAGGCTACCATCCTCAACGTCAACGACGACAGCGCCAGCCGCTACGTCGCCAGCCGCATCCTCGAGATGGGGGGCTACCGGGTCATCGAGGCCAGCACCGGCCAGGAGGCCTTGAAGTTGGCCGCCCAGCACCGCCCGGACCTCGTCATCCTGGACGTGCAGCTGCCGGACATCCTCGGCTACGAGGTGGCCTCGCGCCTGCGCGCCAGCCCGGACACCGCCTCCATCTCCGTGCTGCACACCTCCGCCACCTTCGTCACCCCGGACAAGCGCGTGCAGGGGCTGGACGCGGGCGCGGATGGCTACCTCACCCAGCCCTTCGAGCCCGCCGAGCTCATCGCCACGGTGCGCAGCCTGCTGCGCCTGCGCCACGCGGAGCGCGAGCTGCGCGTGCGCGCCGACCAGCTCACCGCCGCGGACCGCCGCAAGGACGAGTTCCTGGCCATGCTCGCCCACGAGCTGCGCAACCCCCTGGCCGCCATCATGACGGCCATCGGCATCCTCGAGCGCAAGCCCACCGATGACGTCAAGGAAGCGCGCATGCGCGCCATCATCCAGCGGCAGACGCACCACCTGGCGCGCCTCGTGGACGACCTGCTGGATGTCAGCCGCATCACCCGCGGGAAGGTGGAGCTGCGCCGGGAGCGCATGGACACCCTGTCCGTGCTCCAGCAGGTCCTCTCCCTCATCCGCCCGACCGCCGAGGGGCGCGGACTGAGCCTGGAGAGCCACCTGCCCGGAACCCCCTTGTGGGTGGAGGGTGACAGCACCCGCCTGGAGCAGATCTTCATGAACCTGCTCGACAACGCGGCCAAGTACACGGATGCCGGTGGCCACATCACCGTTCACGCCTCCCAGGAGGGGGTGGACGGGAGCGCCCAGGTGGTGGTGCGCATCCGGGACACGGGCATCGGCATCCCCAGCCACAAGCTGCCCGACATCTTCGAGCTGTTCGCCCAGGCGGACGAGTCCCTGGAGCGCTCCCGGGGAGGCCTCGGCATCGGGCTGACCCTGGTGCGCAACCTGGTGGAGCTGCACGGCGGCACCATTGGCGCCACCAGCGATGGACCGGGCCAAGGCAGCGAGTTCGTGGTGAAGCTGCCCGTGGCCCCTCACCTCTCCCCCCCGTTCGGCAAGCCGCAGCCCCCCACCGGCCACTCCCTCCACCGCCGCATCCTCCTGGTGGAAGACAACTCGGACGCGCGCCAGGCGCTCAAGGACCTGCTGGAGCTGTGGGGGCACCGGGTGCAGGTCGCTCAGGACGGGATGGAGGGTCTGGCCCTGGCGCTGGAGGTCCGTCCGGACTTGGCCCTGGTGGACATCGGACTGCCGGGGCTGGATGGATACCGCGTGGCGAAGGAGCTGAGGGCGCGGGTGGGCCGGAACATCCGCCTGGTGGCCATCACGGGCTACGGCGGCCCCGAGGATCGCTCGCGGGCGCTTCAGGCGGGGTTCGACCACCACATGGTCAAGCCGGTGAAGCCGGATGAGCTG
- the fdhD gene encoding formate dehydrogenase accessory sulfurtransferase FdhD — MLIDNKGVAQRKVMRFSSGKALPSELDSVAVEEPLEIRVSGDTVAITMRTPGQDRELAVGFLFSEGIIRSSDDLGGLAHCGHPGEEGWGNIIEVTPAPGLVLDIDKVSAARRGTLTTSACGVCGRRSVEDLMAVCTLVPPGMTLPPKVIARATDRLKEVQLNFARTGGMHAAAALDAKGEMLAAAEDVGRHNAVDKVVGELVLERAMRSARAPTPLLNPSPKDQPWVLVVSGRASFEIVQKAAMAKIPVVASVSAASSLAVDLAERSGITLATFVRNGRFNVYTHPERLGIE; from the coding sequence ATGTTGATTGACAATAAAGGCGTCGCCCAGCGGAAGGTGATGCGCTTCTCCTCGGGAAAGGCCCTGCCCTCGGAGCTGGACTCGGTGGCGGTGGAGGAGCCCCTGGAGATCCGCGTGAGCGGAGACACGGTGGCGATCACCATGCGGACGCCAGGACAGGACCGCGAGTTGGCGGTGGGGTTCCTGTTCTCCGAGGGCATCATCCGCTCGTCGGATGACCTGGGGGGGCTGGCGCACTGCGGGCATCCCGGAGAAGAAGGCTGGGGCAACATCATCGAGGTGACGCCCGCACCGGGGCTGGTGCTGGACATCGACAAGGTGAGCGCGGCGCGGCGAGGGACGCTGACGACGTCGGCGTGTGGGGTGTGCGGGCGGCGCAGCGTGGAGGACTTGATGGCGGTCTGCACGCTGGTACCGCCTGGGATGACACTCCCTCCCAAGGTGATTGCCCGGGCCACGGACCGCCTGAAGGAGGTGCAGCTCAACTTCGCGCGCACGGGCGGAATGCACGCGGCGGCGGCGCTGGACGCGAAGGGCGAGATGCTGGCGGCGGCCGAGGACGTGGGCCGGCACAACGCGGTGGACAAGGTGGTGGGAGAGCTGGTGCTGGAGCGGGCGATGCGCTCCGCGCGGGCCCCCACGCCCCTTCTGAATCCCAGCCCCAAGGATCAACCGTGGGTGCTGGTGGTGAGCGGCCGCGCGAGCTTCGAAATCGTGCAGAAGGCGGCGATGGCGAAGATTCCGGTGGTGGCCAGCGTGTCAGCGGCCAGTTCGCTGGCGGTGGACCTGGCCGAGCGCTCCGGGATTACACTCGCCACGTTCGTGCGAAACGGCCGATTCAACGTCTACACGCACCCAGAGCGATTGGGCATCGAGTGA
- a CDS encoding AAA family ATPase, which yields MLAALGVDNFKSYRSARLPLAELTVLIGANASGKSNLLEALQMLSWLARGRRLSEILYALKDRQLDVRGPVNRLVHEDNASFMLSARIKGDGQLLGFAVTLGLEAQGLRIAGEALVDEETAAKLFLYQVDRESSSPYSNEIQVAYNNFAREE from the coding sequence ATGCTTGCTGCTCTGGGAGTCGACAACTTCAAGAGCTACCGAAGTGCTCGGCTTCCGCTCGCGGAACTCACGGTGCTGATCGGTGCGAATGCTTCCGGCAAGAGCAATCTGCTGGAGGCTTTGCAAATGCTCTCTTGGCTTGCCCGTGGGCGGCGGCTGTCAGAGATCCTTTATGCTTTGAAAGACCGGCAACTGGATGTTCGTGGACCCGTGAACCGTCTGGTTCATGAAGACAACGCGTCCTTCATGCTGTCGGCCAGGATTAAAGGTGACGGTCAGCTTCTAGGATTCGCCGTAACGCTGGGACTAGAAGCGCAGGGCCTTCGAATCGCCGGCGAGGCTCTGGTTGATGAGGAGACCGCCGCCAAGTTGTTCCTCTACCAGGTCGACAGAGAATCATCGTCTCCCTACAGCAACGAGATACAGGTCGCGTACAACAACTTCGCACGGGAGGAGTGA
- the gyrB gene encoding DNA topoisomerase (ATP-hydrolyzing) subunit B, whose product MDKTPSTGATPAPLPVEYGAESITKLEGREAVRKRPGMYIGDTMTYGLHKLVYEVVDNAVDEALAGYCTEISVDIHVDGSLSVQDNGRGIPVGPHPDPKFHDKDTVDVVLTELHAGSKFGNGAYKVSGGLHGVGVTCVNFLSEWLKVRIQRNGKVYEQSYSRGIPDGKVKEVGTTDKRGTLVWFKPDTQVMEAVDFDFETLSQRLRELAFLNAGLHISIRDERTNKEHEFKFDGGIGSFVEYLNKSKQALHDKPIFVRTEKEGVSLELAMQWNDGYDERIYTFANNINTHEGGSHLSGFKAALTRTLNSYAEKSGLWKDLKETPTGEDAREGLAAVISVKLSNPQFEGQTKTKLGNSEIKGLVEQMVNDQLATYLEENPSNGKKVVAKIGDACRARIAARKARETVRRKGILDGGGLPGKLADCQSRDPKESELYIVEGDSAGGSAKQGRDRRNQAILPLRGKILNVEKARFEKMLTSAEIITLITALGTGIGAEDYDPAKARYNRIILMTDADVDGSHIRTLLLTFFFRQMRELLDLGYLYIAQPPLYKVTRNKKDLYVKDERALNEYLLRIAAEHSRVVTPNGELGGSELKSILEKVITYEERLEKQAKRRDARVVDALVQAARVKAETLADEKGLEAEVDRMYADFRKRMPDVLGRVKHERRDDPEHHTKKLVFHTEINGSMRETVLDHAFLSSPEYLELVALREAVTGLGRPPYTVKVDGGEVTAFSVQEVLAVVRKDAQKGLGLQRYKGLGEMNPEQLWDTTMNPATRTLLQVQLKDAVESDGIFSLLMGEAVEPRREFIERNALDVQNLDI is encoded by the coding sequence ATGGACAAGACCCCCTCTACCGGCGCCACTCCGGCGCCGCTGCCCGTGGAGTATGGGGCCGAGAGCATCACCAAGCTCGAAGGCCGGGAGGCGGTCCGCAAGCGCCCCGGCATGTACATCGGCGACACCATGACGTACGGGCTCCACAAGCTCGTCTACGAGGTGGTGGACAACGCGGTGGACGAGGCACTGGCGGGCTACTGCACGGAAATTTCCGTCGACATTCACGTGGACGGCTCCCTGAGCGTCCAGGACAACGGCCGCGGCATCCCCGTGGGCCCCCACCCGGATCCGAAGTTCCACGACAAGGACACCGTGGACGTGGTGCTGACGGAACTGCACGCGGGGAGCAAGTTCGGCAACGGCGCCTACAAGGTGTCCGGCGGCCTCCACGGCGTGGGCGTCACCTGCGTGAACTTCCTGTCCGAGTGGCTCAAGGTGCGCATCCAGCGCAACGGCAAGGTGTACGAGCAGTCGTACTCGCGGGGCATCCCCGACGGGAAGGTGAAGGAGGTCGGCACCACCGACAAGCGGGGCACGCTGGTGTGGTTCAAACCGGACACGCAGGTGATGGAGGCCGTCGATTTCGACTTCGAGACGCTGAGCCAGCGCCTGCGCGAGCTGGCGTTCCTCAACGCCGGGCTCCACATCTCCATCCGGGATGAGCGCACGAACAAGGAGCACGAATTCAAGTTCGATGGCGGCATCGGCTCGTTCGTGGAGTACCTGAACAAGTCCAAGCAGGCCCTGCACGACAAGCCCATCTTCGTGCGCACCGAGAAGGAGGGCGTGTCGCTGGAGCTGGCCATGCAGTGGAACGATGGCTACGACGAGCGCATCTACACCTTCGCCAACAACATCAACACGCACGAGGGCGGCAGCCACCTGTCCGGGTTCAAGGCGGCGCTGACGCGCACGCTCAACAGCTACGCGGAGAAGAGCGGGCTGTGGAAGGACCTGAAGGAGACCCCCACGGGCGAGGATGCGCGCGAAGGGCTCGCGGCCGTCATCTCCGTGAAGCTGTCCAACCCCCAGTTCGAGGGGCAGACGAAGACGAAGCTGGGCAACAGCGAGATCAAGGGCCTCGTCGAGCAGATGGTGAATGATCAGCTCGCCACCTACCTGGAGGAGAACCCCTCCAACGGCAAGAAGGTCGTGGCGAAGATCGGCGACGCGTGCCGGGCGCGCATCGCGGCCCGCAAGGCGCGCGAGACGGTGCGGCGCAAGGGCATCCTGGATGGCGGCGGACTGCCGGGCAAGCTGGCGGACTGCCAGAGCCGGGACCCGAAGGAGAGCGAACTCTACATCGTCGAGGGTGACTCCGCAGGTGGCTCGGCCAAGCAGGGGCGGGACCGGCGCAACCAGGCCATCCTTCCGCTGCGCGGGAAGATTTTGAACGTGGAGAAGGCCCGCTTCGAGAAGATGCTGACGAGCGCGGAGATCATCACGCTCATCACGGCGCTGGGCACGGGGATTGGCGCGGAGGACTATGATCCGGCGAAGGCGCGCTACAACCGCATCATCCTGATGACGGACGCCGACGTGGATGGCAGCCACATCCGCACGCTCCTCTTGACGTTCTTCTTCCGGCAGATGCGGGAGCTGCTCGACCTGGGCTACCTCTACATCGCCCAGCCGCCGCTCTACAAAGTGACGCGCAACAAGAAGGACCTGTACGTCAAGGACGAGCGGGCGCTGAACGAGTACCTGCTGCGCATCGCGGCGGAGCACTCGCGGGTGGTGACGCCCAACGGCGAGCTGGGCGGCAGCGAGCTGAAGTCGATCCTGGAGAAGGTCATCACGTACGAGGAGCGGCTGGAGAAGCAGGCCAAGCGGCGCGACGCGCGGGTGGTGGACGCGCTGGTGCAGGCGGCGCGGGTGAAGGCGGAGACGCTCGCGGACGAGAAGGGGCTGGAGGCGGAGGTGGACCGGATGTACGCCGACTTCCGCAAGCGGATGCCGGACGTGCTGGGCCGCGTGAAGCACGAGCGCCGGGATGACCCGGAGCACCACACGAAGAAGCTGGTGTTCCACACGGAGATCAACGGGAGCATGCGCGAGACGGTGTTGGATCACGCGTTCCTGTCGTCTCCGGAGTACCTGGAGTTGGTGGCGCTCCGGGAGGCCGTCACGGGCCTGGGCCGGCCGCCGTACACCGTGAAGGTGGATGGCGGCGAGGTGACGGCGTTCTCGGTGCAGGAGGTGCTGGCCGTGGTGCGCAAGGACGCGCAGAAGGGGCTGGGCCTGCAGCGCTACAAGGGACTGGGGGAGATGAACCCGGAGCAGCTCTGGGACACGACCATGAACCCCGCGACGCGCACGCTGTTGCAGGTGCAGCTCAAGGACGCGGTGGAGAGCGACGGCATCTTCTCGCTGCTGATGGGCGAGGCGGTGGAGCCGCGGCGCGAGTTCATCGAGCGCAACGCGCTCGACGTGCAGAACCTGGACATCTGA